In Rhineura floridana isolate rRhiFlo1 chromosome 22, rRhiFlo1.hap2, whole genome shotgun sequence, a single genomic region encodes these proteins:
- the ANKRD34A gene encoding ankyrin repeat domain-containing protein 34A — protein MPAEPSTAAMVHPEGNALLKAVWQGKFRLTRLLLEGGAYINEGNTQGETPLIAACIAPYEDPQNKPRMVRYLLENGADPNIPDKTGRSALMHACADGAGAEVATILLAHGADPSAKDYSGSSALVYAINKGDRETLQVLLDACKAKGKEVIIITTDTSPLGTKKTKQYLNSPPSPSIEDKHPPALCMSPSDIEVRTSQSPGSSEKEEERDVFNFTMATRLSCSPLPHSKGKEAKEQTLALPPKGRPKQLKRLNSEPWGLVAPSILAASHQEKARTLEERVVAEMNGLSLSKRPPLSRRHSMEGQESSCLKMAAHQTSGEELSSLEAAWAEKVHFSHLHQTLARHNTAPEAQEGSPSPGPRVLVHPKLNCVDHYESESLCPESIPGSPDLGRVSVERRKYNASPLTLLASSSRESLESIPSAASPISIRRRTPGLLERRGSGTLLLDHIAHTRPGFLPPLPFNPHPPLRDIRANGKPSSPAHKGLIPVAPTSPKAKRLLRRHSMQTEQMKQLASFQSLITQGDSVAS, from the coding sequence ATGCCAGCTGAGCCGTCCACGGCAGCCATGGTCCACCCTGAGGGCAATGCCCTGCTGAAGGCTGTGTGGCAGGGGAAATTCCGCCTCACCCGCCTGCTGCTGGAGGGTGGAGCCTACATTAATGAGGGCAACACCCAGGGGGAGACCCCCCTCATTGCGGCCTGCATCGCCCCCTACGAGGACCCCCAAAACAAGCCCCGCATGGTGAGGTATCTCCTGGAGAATGGGGCTGACCCAAACATTCCTGACAAGACGGGGAGGTCTGCTCTGATGCACGCCTGCGCCGATGGAGCTGGCGCTGAggtggccaccatcttgctgGCCCATGGGGCGGATCCCAGTGCCAAGGACTACTCTGGGTCATCGGCTCTGGTTTACGCCATCAATAAGGGCGACCGGGAGACCTTGCAAGTGCTCCTGGATGCTTGCAAGGCCAAAGGGAAGGAGGTCATCATTATCACCACAGATACGTCCCCCTTAGGGACCAAGAAGACCAAACAGTACCTGAATTCACCACCATCGCCGAGTATAGAGGATAAGCATCCGCCTGCTTTGTGTATGTCACCCTCAGACATTGAGGTGAGGACCTCCCAGTCCCCCGGGAGCAGTGAGAAGGAAGAGGAGCGTGACGTTTTCAACTTCACCATGGCCACTCGGCTCAGCTGTTCCCCTCTCCCACACAGCAAAGGGAAGGAAGCCAAGGAACAAACCCTGGCCCTGCCGCCCAAAGGCCGCCCCAAGCAGCTAAAGAGGTTGAACTCGGAACCGTGGGGCCTAGTGGCACCCTCCATCTTGGCCGCTTCCCACCAGGAAAAGGCCCGGACCCTGGAGGAGAGAGTGGTGGCTGAGATGAATGGCTTGAGCCTCTCTAAGAGGCCTCCATTGTCACGGAGACACAGCATGGAAGGCCAGGAGTCGTCCTGCCTCAAAATGGCTGCCCACCAGACATCGGGAGAAGAGCTGTCCAGCCTGGAAGCAGCGTGGGCAGAGAAAGTCCATTTTAGCCACCTCCACCAGACTCTTGCCCGACACAACACAGCTCCGGAAGCCCAAGAAGGCAGCCCAAGTCCTGGCCCGCGGGTTCTGGTCCACCCAAAGCTCAACTGCGTGGACCACTATGAATCCGAGTCCCTCTGCCCCGAGTCCATCCCCGGGTCACCAGATTTGGGCCGTGTTTCTGTGGAGAGGAGGAAGTACAATGCCTCCCCGTTGACCCTGCTGGCTAGTTCGTCCCGGGAGAGTTTGGAAAGCATCCCCAGTGCCGCCTCCCCCATCTCCATACGCCGTAGGACCCCaggcctccttgagaggaggggctCCGGGACGCTGCTGCTGGACCACATTGCCCACACCCGCCCTGGCTTCCTGCCCCCACTCCCTTTCAACCCCCACCCTCCCCTCCGCGACATCCGAGCCAATGGCAAGCCCTCCTCGCCTGCCCACAAGGGGCTGATCCCCGTGGCTCCCACTTCCCCCAAGGCTAAGAGGCTGCTACGCAGGCACTCCATGCAGACGGAGCAGATGAAGCAGCTCGCCAGTTTTCAGAGCCTGATCACCCAAGGGGACTCGGTGGCCAGTTAA